The Lycium barbarum isolate Lr01 chromosome 4, ASM1917538v2, whole genome shotgun sequence nucleotide sequence CTCAAAATATAGTAAATATTTGAAATTCTTGCAGATGCCAGCCATCTTTTTATTAGGATTTTACTTTCATTTCTGGTTATTGGACACTTCTTTACGTATATATATTGTGAAGGTCTGAGCACTCAACATCCTTAGGGCTTCCTCTCCGCTGCACGTGTCAAACAGATTTTCAATATAATTGTCTGGAGCAAGTGGCAGTCCAAGTGCTTGTTTCTTTTATTGTGGCCATATGATCCAATACTGATATTATCTCACTAATTTGTTTAGCTTTGTGTCATATCCTTGTGCTTCATCCTAAAAAGTTAGTTGTATGAAAATGCAGGCATTTATTCCCCTAATGCTTACCGTGGCTTTGCTCGTGAGTTCATTAAAGATTTAGAAAGAATGAGGTAGTTCCCAGTTGAATTCTTTTAATAATAGAAAATTTTGTCAAAAGATTATGTTGTATAAAGTAGTCTTTCTATGGATGCAAAATGCTTTTGTTCTTGACAAATAACTAAGTAATCATAATGACAGACCAAGAGCCATTCTCGACATTATCAAATCAGGTGAAGACTTTCGGATCTCCACCTCTACAAAAATGCCAGAACAAGGAACTTGTGAAAGATGTGGTTATATATCCAGCCAGGTAAAGATGATTCTTCTACTGCCTAACATTCTGCGATACTCGAGAGTTCTAGAATCTTGGAAGTTTAATTTGTTTAGTGGATCGATCAGTATGCTTCCCCTTTAATGGTAATtacttcctcaagacattattgcTGTCATTGGACTGTGATCCATCTGTCTCCTGTGCATGAGCAAAACTTGACTGGTTAAAATTTTCTTCTGAAGTATTGTTAGTCCGTGTTGAGATAGATGGATTACTGTCACTGCTTATGTGACAGAAACCTTTTTGTCATCAACGGCCTTTAACTTACCGGCTTGCAAAGATCTTTTTTCCCCATCTGTAATGACTTATTTTTCTTGTCTCTTACGTTTATTAAATCTACTATTTCATCTTGCAGggatgttataaatgatgtttctTACTAACTTATTCTTGTACAGAATAGGCTATTTGCTAATACTTGCATTTAACTGACTGGATCCTGACTTGTCCATTCCTTGTTTAATTATGCAGAAATGGTGCAAAGCATGTGTCTTGCTTGAGGGCCTCAATCGTGGTTTACCAAAATTAGGGATCGGGCGAAGTCGAGGGATCAATAGCGAACGTAACCCGAATATGGAACAAGCGAATGGAACACAAAGTTTACAAAGCAAGCAGTGTGGAAGTTTGGACTTCTGAATTCTCATGTAGCTGCATAAATCATTGTATGCAGCTAATGAAGAGCTTCTCAGTGATGATCGTTGCAATCTTTGGTTTGGAACAGCTAAATGAAGGGCTTTAATTAGGAGTTCCACATTAATACATCTATGTAGCTTATTGTATTTATAGAGGTTGAAAAGAGCCTCCTAAATTCATCCgcaatttttcaaaaaatttcataccgtcagtttttcaaaaaagtattccTGCTGTCCACTGATGTGCTACAATTTCTCAATGATTCGTACAATTAGTCAACTATATCTCCAATCTTCTGTGAAAAAGTTAAAAAGAGTCCTGCTAGGAAACAATTAGCTGGTAAATACAACTTTAGCAGTTCAAAATTCTTTTCCACAGCACATTTACACGCTATCAATACTTGCTTGGTGTTGATAGCAAACACAGTATGCAACACTAATTCACAGAATTAAATTTTACTGATTTGATTTTTTGCCTAACCTACGAGAAACCAAATTACAATTTCCATCGGTGgtcttttaattaaaaaaatctcCAAATTGACTATACGAATTAGAACCCTCATATATCGAAGAAATTCAGGCAGTTACGAAATGTACAATCCAGATGAGCTAAAATACATGTATAAGCAACACGAGTCTTCTTCAGCAAATGTGACTTCCTGCTCAGCACCTTCATTAATACATGAACCAGTGTTTTCAGACCAGTGTTTCCTGCATATTCCATCACAAGCTTCGTAAGCGTACATGAACAGAACATCCAAGAGGCTTAATCCTAGGGCTTTCAGAAGAGCAAACTACAGTAGAGCAATTTCAAATGCAAGTGTAGTTTGGTTGGCAAAGAGCATAATTATGACCGTACAATACTATCAGCTAAGTCAAAGCCCAATGTGTTTGGATCTACTTGAGGCAACATCCCCTTTTAGAAATACCAAGGTAAAGCGTTATATACGTCGTAGTGAGAAGACAAGATATGAGAGATATAATCATGTTACTCTCCTTGGTACATCCTCACTTTGCTAACTAGTAAATCAATTCTAACCCAAACCCAAAGTATGGACAACATTTTTTTCCATACTCACTCAATACCCATATATCAGGCATATAAAAACAAACTAAAGAACCTCAAATATAAATGGAAATGTATTCCAGATGTGCATTACAATTGCTAGGGCTTCAAACTACTTTCACTTTTCTCAGATGCTTTATTAATTGGTAATGTGATACTTTTCTTCTGAGTTAATAACGCAGAGCTTCTCAGAGCATTGTCTCTAAACCACAACACGGGATAGTCAATCAAGAATCAACGACATCAGTGCACATATGGCAAGTCCGATAACCAAATTAAGATCCCCACTTGCATATGTTACCAAGAGCTTACCTTAGAAGCCACAAACAGTTAAGGTACTAAGTGCCAAGAACAAAAAGATATGAACCTAAGCATAGAAGGATCAGGATTGCAACTGTACATCTAACGTTGCTAAACTTGTCACTACAGGAAAGGGTAAAAGataaaaggaagaaaatttaGTATATTGATAGAACTAATTTAATCATACCTTATCAAAAAAGAAAATACTGATAGAAACCCCTAGTACTTGTTGCTTCTATCATTATACGGTGCTACTAACCGTAAACCTGATAGAAGCAGTCTTTTCATGGAAGACATCACAGCCACACAGCATTATTAATCTAAAAAAGAAATAGCACAGAGACTCCACATTGACACTATTGATACAGCTATGTGGAATGATGCAAGTCCAAAATATGCCAGAATTAACCAATTCAGCAATTGAATGCTCCAAACAAATTTCAAGAGTAGCTGTAAACAGGAAAAACAACCAAATGTTTCATCACATTGCATTGAATATTCTAGCGCCATTTTTTGGCTGAAGAATAAGTGTACCACTTCGCTCACCCAACAATGGTATAGCATAGTGCGCTTGCTCCACCTCTCTTAGAAGTATAACTTGTTTTACTCTGACCCGTAAGTATGGCTACACAAGAGCCCCAAGATGTCAGCTTCAAATATACTAATCTGTTCAGCATCTTTCCTACGAAATTTTAGGCAGACTGTATCACCTAAACATGTTAGTTACAAGAATGGTAAGTAATCAGGTTCTCTCTTGCCTTTCTTCAGTGAATCCTATTGAATTTTTTCCACTCTTTGTCAATTGCATTGATACTCGCTTAGCTACTGCAAGATTCTCAGTGTGAGGTGGTGTTCCAGTGGGCTATTTGGCAGTGGTTGCGGGCTTTGGTTGTGGGTGTTGGGGTGGGGGGGCGCATGTTTTTCCAGCCTTCTGCCACTGGAATGGACGTGTTCACAGACCAGTTTCAACATAAGTTTTCGTGCTCATACTTCTGATTTTTATTGGAGATGTCAAGAGTGAAAATTACAACACATATTCACACAGATTTTGCAATATTAGAGCCACTGAGCAGTCACATTTACGTCTATCAAGGCTTGccgcatgattttcaagaatttCAAGGTTATGCTGATGCTAGCAAAAGAATGTGTTCATCTATCAGGAATATCAAATGAGGGAGGAAGAAGACTTGGTTGGATCGGTTGGTCTGCTAATGGTAACTACCATCAAAGTACTTAGGGTCTCTCTATTTCTAGCAAGCTGAAACTAAGCCTGCACAAACTAAAGTCGAACAATTAAATGTACTCCTATCGGTTATACAATTTAATCgtcaaaataataatattaacGAACCAGAAATATATGTTTGAACTGAACTGAAACATGCTCTTTTTATTAAGTCCTTTCGGTTACCTTACTCGTTAAAACTTATTATTACGCTATTCGCCTCTTCCGATTACAAATAAGTGTAGAATCAATTATCACGTAGAAGAGATAAGTGTTACTAAATAAATTCTTATCCATAATAAACTAATAATATAATTTGCATCATTATATTAACAGAATATGCATCTTTACATTAACACATGCATCAGTAGATTAGCTAATTCTAGTATATGGACTCGGTTGGTCTGCTAATGGTTAACTACCATCAAAATACCTAGGGTCTTTCTATTTCTAGCAAGCTGAAACTAAGCCTGCAAAAACTAGTTGAGGATATCATTAGCATAACCAAAGGATGGAAAAATAAATCACTGAAGTGTGCTGGGGAGAGTTCACTTAATTAATCAGCTACATTTGATATTCAAGCATACGTTACAAATATAGGCACATCGCCTAAGAAAGTCCCTTGCAAATTTAAGACTTGTACAGATCTTTCTGTGGTTTGCTAGAATTGAAACACGTTGCAGCAAAGGTAAAATGTACTGAcgcctctatttttatttttattttgaaattGGTAACATTGGTGTTGATAGCACTAGGGCAGTGCTGAAGCCATATTTACTGACGCCTCTATTTGATTTGACTAGGATACATTTTTGGAATCCGCAGTTCTGCAATGCACTCCTACGAAGAAGATTCTAGTATAGGAGATACCTTTTTTCCAGTCCACTTGGTTTTATACAATTTTGGTGTGAAATTTGGGGATGAATTACCATTGCTGCAGTCAGTGACTCCATACAAGATGAAGGATAGAGAAACGGCTAGGAGATCCAAAATGCTACCACTATCAACTCCAACTCTGTTTCTGTAGATTGTTTTAAGTGTCAAACTGGTGAATAGAGTTTTGAGCAAACTTGTGCATCAATTGTTTCACTGAAGAACCAAAGGAACTTGGCGGAAGCTAGTTTCATGCAAGAAGAGTTGCTATAATCAAAGTTCATTAAATTGTTGCTATAATCAAAGTTTATTAAATTTAAGGCAATAGATTAGAACAAACAGAGAAGATTGTTATAGCATTAAAGAGGAGGAAAAATGAAATAACTGAATTAATAACTAAAAGTGCTTAAAAGAAAAACTATCAGCAACAATACTTAAAATGCATCAAAATCACAAAGACAACCTCCAAAGCACTTACATCATTAAAGAAGAAAAGATAATGTGTGTTTTTGTATAACATGAGAGGCCAAGGAAGTATAAACTTCAATACCTTTGATTTGTATAGTAATTCCTCATCCTATCAATGCCAAATTTCTACTCACAAGGACTGGGATCAATAACCAATATAGCTCGGATCTCCAAGATACTCAGCAATTTGTTCCAGTCTTACTTTGAGTAACTCCTTCGTATCACCATCTCGGACAATTCCAGTCTCATTCTCACTATCCTTCTCAACCAAGTGACCATACACACCTTTGTGCCTACCATACAGAACAAGAACGGGACCACCACGCTTTGGAAGAGCCGTCTCGAGCAAATCCTGATCCACACCTTGTATCAACTCCCTAGTTTCATCCATACATATATCACCACTAGTCGGCCCAACTACATCCATAATTTCCCCTTTCTTTAAATACAGTCTTCCCCTTTTTAAATCCTTACTTATAATCCTAACTCTAATATGACTAGCAAGCCAAGACACCttatcatcactcctttcatctCTACTTCttttactttcctttttcctctctaTCGTCCCCTCGTCTCTACTTCTCCTTTCATCAAGATCACTCTTTTCTTCTCtaatcttcaattctttcaacttctTCAAACACCTCTCCTCCTCCACCGAACCCAAATCCGCCACATCCCGAACCTTAACTTTCACCTCATCATCTCGTTTCGCAACTTTCAAAACCACCACATCCCCACCACTTTTCACCTCCAAAACAACCCCTTTCAACCCCATTTCTTTTCCTCTCACTACCCTCACTTCTTTCCCTACATATAACCCTGTCGATCCATTTTCTCGATCTTTCTTCTCAACATTATCTACTTTAACACTACATTTTTCGCCCTTTTTTTTCGGTACTTCAGGTACGAAACCAATCCCTTCTTTAGCTGACCATTTTTTATACTCAACAACTTTAACATCCTCTTTGGCGTTCCTACCAATCCCTCTACCTTCAACCCAACCATAACCCTTCAGCAAAGCAGCACCATATCCCTCAACAGGCATATCAGTATACTCATCAATCCCATTATGATCAGGCAACCTCTTCAAATCCTCCTTAAACTGACGCAACATCGGATCAATCAACTGCTTCGAATTCGCATTCgggttagggttagggttttCGGATTGGCGAACATTGAGGCCGTAAGAGATACCATCTACAGTTGGTTCGGCAGTAGCGCCGCCGTTGTCAATTTCGAATTGGAGTGGTTGATCTGTGGCCGTTGAATCTGGTAAGTCGAGATTTTTCATCCGTTTGATGGGGCGCCATTCGTTTTGTTTTGGAGGGATTATGAGTGTTTGTTTAGTGGAAGATGAAGGGGCTTTTGAAGGGTCGAATTCGGTGACGTATTCTTTTTCGGTAGGGTTTGAGGAGGAATTGTTGGCAGAGAAGGTTGTAGAAGAAGAGGGTTGCTGGTTTCTGAGGTTGGAAGAGGGTTTTGAAGAGAGGGAAAATGAGAGCTTCATAGTCGCTGTAATCGGAAACTTCAACGTCGGCCAATTTTGCCGATTTCGGGTAGAAGCCGTCTGCTGTACACGGAAACACACAAGGGGTAGTAGCGAATTGTGAGTatactcttctttttttttatatatatatattatatttgtatttatattttataattaTGCTAACTATATAGAAAGAATCGGTTGGGCTCACTTTTTCATTGTCCGtttcaatttaataaaaaaaaattatgggctctatatatattaaataataactaatattaaaaaaaaaattatagatctcatattaaacaccaattaatattataaaaaaaaaaagtgaaactcatcacatccaaactcacgagaaaaaaaaatgaacatcatattaataaaatcaagcaatatttaaaaaaaaatcccatattaaaaagccaaacaatgttaaaaaaaaaaggtgcttagaaaatcaaacaattaaatcaataatgatggattcattgtcacatgcatatcaactcattagtgggagcaaatgaaattattgtacagcaacatacttaaaatacttatatattaaaataagatagaatttaagtactttttcattttttccttactctaataaatgtgaaaagagattaatgtcataaaagaaaaaataatattaaatggagatcaaataattaataaggtaaattagtgaaattataattctaattaacgttttcttaaaaaaccgtgtaaaaaataacatgacaagtaaaatgagttaaacaaaaaatatttattaacaattaaaaaaaagaagttcttcatggccccatattaaacaccaaccagtattaaaaaaaattatgggctcgATATTAAACACTaactagtattaaaaaaaaagtgaaactcaccacatccaaactcacggaaaaaaaaagtggaccccatattgctattattttatctcaaagggaggaaaatagttttcttttaaacaggtcttctcttttaaaaaatattaataaattttcgtagcaaacacgaatataataaagttttaaatacggagcacaaactataatgttatattagtcgtattttgaacatagtatatatatattatcactatctaaacacaactatatatacatagatacactataatccgaagtgttgggcccgtgctgccATCTAgttaactatatagaagagtgagTTTCCTCACttcttcgtcgtccgtttgtgggcccaaaaaaaattgtgcgcccacatattttaaacaactactaatatttgtGGGAATTAAaattgtggcccacatattttaaacaactactaatatttaaaaaaaattgtgggccccatattaaacaccaaccagtaataaaaaataaaaataaaaagtggaacccaccacatccaaactcacgggaaaaaaaagtgaatcccatattaaaaaacaaacaatgttaaaaaaaaaagttcttaaaaaatcaaacaattaaatcaataatgatggattcattgtcacatgcgtatcaacccattagagggagcaaatgaaattattgtacagcaacatacttaaaatataaaaatacttagaaaatcaaacaattaaatcaatagtgatggatttattgccacatgcgtatcaacccattagcggagcaaatgaaattattgt carries:
- the LOC132635554 gene encoding protein MOS2-like, whose product is MKLSFSLSSKPSSNLRNQQPSSSTTFSANNSSSNPTEKEYVTEFDPSKAPSSSTKQTLIIPPKQNEWRPIKRMKNLDLPDSTATDQPLQFEIDNGGATAEPTVDGISYGLNVRQSENPNPNPNANSKQLIDPMLRQFKEDLKRLPDHNGIDEYTDMPVEGYGAALLKGYGWVEGRGIGRNAKEDVKVVEYKKWSAKEGIGFVPEVPKKKGEKCSVKVDNVEKKDRENGSTGLYVGKEVRVVRGKEMGLKGVVLEVKSGGDVVVLKVAKRDDEVKVKVRDVADLGSVEEERCLKKLKELKIREEKSDLDERRSRDEGTIERKKESKRSRDERSDDKVSWLASHIRVRIISKDLKRGRLYLKKGEIMDVVGPTSGDICMDETRELIQGVDQDLLETALPKRGGPVLVLYGRHKGVYGHLVEKDSENETGIVRDGDTKELLKVRLEQIAEYLGDPSYIGY